From the genome of Stigmatopora nigra isolate UIUO_SnigA chromosome 2, RoL_Snig_1.1, whole genome shotgun sequence:
GCTGGCGTTTCTCAGCGAGGTCGTCTTTGTCCTCCTCTTTGTTGGACTCGTTGGTGTCCGATTTGTCCAGTTGGTACGAGTGCCACCAATTCCGGATCACGGGGCCGGCCATGGCTGCTGGTTTTTATTCCTAAGCGAATCAAAAAAGTTGTGCTTCATTTTTGGGTTTAAAGATATagagtaaaagaaaaaacattaaatatatttgaattttttctcaactaaaacaaaaggcaagagaaaaaaattaaatacatttttatcttaattacaaaacattgaattataACGGCAGGcaatagagagaaaaaaagtaaaaaatatatatattaaaaaaaatagactgatTCAAACATGGCCTAATAGGTAAATGAAAGGGCCCAAAATCAATAtacaaagtgacccaaaatcaactgaAAATACCACAACAGAATGTTTCCTTAAATTAAATGGAAAAGACCCACAATGAAGAGGAATTGACATAAAATTCCGGGCCAAAATCAACATTATGTGACCCAAAAGTTAGGGGTGCCCCAAAGGAAGAAGGTGACTATAAATCAACAAGAAATAACCTACAATGAAAAGGAAGCAgataaaaatcaacaggaaatgatccagaaacaaaacatgacatgaaCAAGAAGTATGGAATAAATGCGAGCGAGTATAAGGACATTatactattgtttttttggcaCTTACTAAAAGTTGGAGCAGATGTCATCcccatgatgctcacagaacaTTCGTGGCATTATTTGTATGATATTCGGGCTCAGTTACTGTCATTTCTTCCTATTTTAGTCGTCTTTCTCTATTCTGAATGGGAAACATTCAGTCAGAAGCAGAAGTAGCTAGCTTAGTCGCAATTAAAAACAGCCGTGGGATGTGTTGGATatatttcaaatgcaaaaagCACATGACTGAGCACAGAGATACACAAGCAATGATGTACAAATGATGTCACACTATTGCTATTTTGTAAATATCAATATTTCAAAGCATGACCTTAAGCATGTCCAATCGCATCGGACTGATGTCATTCTCCGTGCTGCTTGAATTGAAGACGTTCATTTCTACTCAAACTACAACTGCAATCATCAGCATTGTGTTGAATGACTTTTTGGTTTCTAATTTAACTCGGAATTAATTTCGGAAAAGCTGAATTTTGAGTTCCTGCACGGCCAATTATAAGCGAAGGGTTGAAATACTCGCAGATGATGTCGTTTTCAGACTCTGCAACTTTAAAATCAAACATATAAGATCATTGTGATTCCATTAAGTTTTTAAAAGACTTACCACGCTTATTGATGaattaaagtgaaaataaacgcttatttgtgtatttcagtgaaaatacACGCTTATTGGTGTATTTAagtgaaaatacaattttcacAGAGCCACAGGCTGTTGCCTAGTAACCGATAGACAGAAAACTCGCGAGATGAATGTAGCTTCGTTGCTAGCTACATAGCATAGGCTACACTTACTACAAGTATTTGGCTAGCCAGTTTAAATAAAACTcgaatttataatttaaaatgattaagttAAAATATCTTGGAGGAATAATTATCTACACAGCCAAAGTATTAATTACAAATAGATTCAGAAAGAAATATATCATCTTAAATTagaaattaaaaaagtaatgaGATAAATACTGCATTACTAATGTAGTATTCTTTTTGTTTGACTTTCAATGAACCAATATGCAGGATACAGAGTAAAAACACCCAAACTGTAAAAACCGTTTaataaatttacaaaaaaagtacacattcGGAGACCAGCACTTCCCAAAACTTAGCTAGTCGAAGTATGTTCTGTACACTGACATAAAAACGCTCATTTAAAACAGAAGGCTCTTCCACATACGAACTGAAAGTGTTTGGCACGTTTGAGCGCCAACAAGAACGAGCGAACATTCAAAGTTGGATGTGTTCCTtttgaaactgaaaaaaatggagccacaaatgaggaaataaacaaaaaatatatacagagcacttgtgcgtgtgtgtatatagcaTACCTAGGAACATATATAGAGTATTATACAATACTGTATCTGGCACATAAGAGTTGTGACACCCACTGAGGGTCCTCAAAACCATCTCTGCTAGCCTTACATTTTCTGACCTACTGGATGTCCGCCAATCAGAATTCAGCTGAGACACGGACTGCGACCAAGATGCCCTGCCAGTATAATAAATACTCTATAAAGTCCCACTTACTGTATGCATCCACACACGGAGCCATATACATTTTGTTTCGTTAAGCGTTCAAGTCCAACGTTATGTGGTGTTCAGCTTCCTTTTCTTCAGCCGATCCCTCCAATTGTCAGGAAGCGCCTCAAAGTTGGCGTTCTTGTTCGCCTTTCCCctggaaaagacaaaaagagaaGGAGTTACAAAGGTGAAAAGGTGGGAGAGGAGAGGAAAATGTGATTGAACGCACGTGAGTAGCTGCTGTTGCCTCCACTCTTCGATGCCCTTCTTGCTGAGTTGTTCTCGGTCTTCGTCGCTGGAGCtgctcttctcctcctcctccagctccttCTGGATACTTTGCCACTTTTTCACCAGGGacggcatttttgtttttgccttctACAACAGGGAAGAGTGGTTCAGTATGACAACGCTAGCGACCAGTTATGATGACAATGTCAAACTTGTTCCTGCAATTTTTTTGGGTTCCGTATGCTGTCGCGATAACAACAATCGAACTCATCGAATggtatgaaataaaaaaaggcaagaCCAGTTAACTTTTGACCAACCTTGTCTTTCTTGGTTTTCTTGATCTTCTCTACAATTACGGCTTTTGGTTGTTCCATGGGCGGCTGAGGCTGAGGTGGCGGCGGTTGCGGTGCCGGAACGGGCGGAAGGGGCGCTTCGCAGGGGAATAGCGGCGTGGATGCGGCGGCGGTGACGCCCCAGTAGACGGGCGCCGTCACGACGGATGCTGTGGgtcattcataaaaaatgaattactaaTGCAATGTCATGTCGCCGCCATGAAGGTCAGCGATTGGAAAAGTTTTACCTGTGGTGGCGACGTGCTGCGTGTAGAGGATGGGACTACTTCCGATGACGGCTTTGTTCAGTTGCCCGGCTTTGCGTTTTTGACCTTTGCCCGGGGGACAGGAGGCTTCTGAGACCTCCTAAAAGAAGTTCATTGTCATTAAAACAGTCCAGCTTCCacgtgattggacgtctgtcaacGGGCCAATCAGAGGAGCGGGCTCACCTTGAGAACATTGGGCCACCCGCTACCGTCTTCTTCGGTCCCGGGCGCCGGGGGCTCCAAATCGTTCTCGTcgtccatctccatctccaccTCCATGATCTCGCCATCGCTGTCCGGGGGCGGGGGAGGCGGAGGTGGGGAATCGGGCGGGAGAGGCGGAAGGGGCGGGAGCTCGGGGGGTGGGGGCGGGCTGTCAGGAAGCGGGGGCCGGGGTGGGGAACAGGCTTTGCCGGAATGGGGGGGCGTGGGTGGGGCGGCGGGTGCGCAAACGGACGTTCCTGCGTGAGAAGAAACCCTTCGATTTAGAGGCGGAGCATATTGGTTGCCATCTACTGGACAAAATGTACCTTGCAGAAAGAGAGCTTCGTATTGTACAGAAAGTCTTGCAAAAAGCACcccaaattttttttacatgctaaCCCTACCCCTTAGCACCGCTAAAAACCTGTGGCACGCAGGGAAACTAACCCGAAGCCCCGTCGTCAGAGGGCGACGCGGTTTGTCCGTCCGCCGAAGTCTCCGGGTTTCCCTTGGCCTCTTCGGTCGGGAACTCCCACTGCGACGAATTGGTCAGCTCGTTGACATAAAAATAGCGCCTGTGCTCTCTAAAGATTGGGACAACAGACATAGAAGACGGGCGTCTCAAAGCGTGAACTCGCAAACGTGCGTCCATCCGTCCGGCCGGCACGGAAGGCGTCGCCGCGGCCGGTGGGTCCCGTTTCAAAACCCGCCATTTGGCGCGGTTGTCATAAATCTGGCGTTTAAGACAACCGAGCCGCTTTCCCACAACGACTCAcaccaaaaagcagatatgGAAAATAATAAACAGGAAAGGCATGAAATAGACTTGGTCTGACCTGCCGGCTTCCCGTCATCGCTCCGTCTTCACCTTGCGAGCGCACGCGGGGCACCCGTGGCTTCCCAGGACTCGCTGTGCGGGCGACGCCTTTGGGGGAGTCGGAGTCCTGCAAAGTGCAAAGCTCTCCCGGGCCACCGCTAACCGCCCCGCTAACACCGCCGCCCCTCCCCGATCCTTGGCCGCCGGAAATGCCAGTTTTTCACGCCGAGGGTTCTGCTTGCGTCTTGCGCATTGATCCGCGCGTAGCGCTTAAGATACAAAGTCTGCGAGCGCCGGGGGCGAGgcgctgcactttttttttgtgtgaggtgggtgccggggggggggggggggggggggcgaaggGGTGTAGAGATGCGAAAGGGAAGTGGTGCGTACCTGTCCCAGTGGCAGGACCAGCCTTTAGGGGCGGCGTTAAGTTCATAATGTTTTATGTGTTCGGCGGCTTCCTGGAGCCGGCGGCGAAGATAGACCCCGTTCAGCGCCCCCTCGCGCCAGTCTGCGATCCGTGTctgccaaaacaaacaaacaacagcaacaaaaaatattaggaTGTTACTGGGGGGGTTTATATCTTGACATACTTTTATGGGCTTTTCAATAGTAAGTTTGCTGAATACACATTTCCAGTGTGTATGAAAGCGAGCTTAATAACAGTTAAAATGTATCATCAATGCCCAACCTAATGTATAATTATTGCCCAAATTGAAAAAGaaaccacaaaataaaatcataaatctTGAAAAACTAAGTCGCAAATATGATTTCAATATAATTAAAgagaatacatgaaaaaaaatctatttttaaaaatgacagaataaaaaaaaacggaatataaatatgttattttaatCTATGGCCAGCCCCTCCCAGATCAAATGGATTTTGACATCTAccaacgtcaatggcagccaaggagtTAAAACAAAGCCGATGAGCAAATTTAGCaacagagaggaaaaaatagaCTTGAGAGATGACACGCCATGATTGATTCTAATGAGAGTTTTAAATATGCAAAGCGACAAGACGCGAAAGACAAAAAGACGGGATGAATATTTAAAGCTCCTAGCGCGAGGACAAAATGGCAATTTTCTCACCTCAGTCTGCAGCAGAAGCAACTGAAAGTTGGAGACGGCCTTCTTGTGGATCCCCAAGAACTCCATCTTGCTTGTTAAAGTGTTTGCTAGCTCTCCGATCTGaaactgattttaaaaaatgaaaaattgttcCTCTCAACATACCGTGCGGGGAGTTCAAGTTGTGATTTGTCACCCTGAGCTCAGGCGTCTCCATTTCTTCTTTGGGTGGAGCGTCTGCTTTCTGCTCGGAGTCGTCCTTCTCGCCGTCATCTTCACCGACGACACTTTCTGGAATTTTCGTAAGGGCCGCTGAAGATGAAATTCAGATTTTACAGTTCAGATTTTATACTCAGTGAAATTGTCCAAGCTGCTTGAAGCGGGAGGGCGGCAAGCAATGAACGTTCATCCAAGATTGATCGCCGTCTCACTTGAACTGGATAGTGAGTTGTTTAATTAACTAACCTGTCTGTGTGTTTTCCTGAGGTTCTTCACCACGACTATTGGATTCTGGACTGGGGGCGCTGGGGAAGACGCTTTTCCAGCGTTTTTTCCTGATGGCGCCTCGAGATCCAGAAGCATCTTGGCTGGTTTCGGAACAAGGACTGGAGCCTCCCGCGCTGCCTTCGTCTTCTTCCAGAGCTTGAAGTTCCGCCTAAGAACCACAAGTCAGGTTGAGCCAAGTGATTGGACAAGACACACTACCAtaagtggataaaaaaaatgacattttaattattttctttgaaatcTAACGGAAACCTTTTATTTTGATCGACTACCTAGAATACCCTAAAAAAATAGAGCAACCAAGCCCACCTTCTTCCTCTCCAGAACCATCTCCAGCTCTACCGTGTCTTCTTCCGGCCCCCCTTCGGCATCAGAGTCCTCCCCCGACGGCTTCTTGCCATCGGAATTTTTCTCTGCCATCGTGGCCACCGTGACAGAGTCCGACAAGGGCGGGGCCGGGGATCCCGCCGCTCGGCCCCCTTCGCCATCAGAGTCCATGGTGGTCTCGGCCTCGTCCAAACCTTTGAGGAGTCTTTTCCTCCACTTTTCTTCCGAGTCTTTGACTTCGGGCGGGATGATGGGAGCCAGCAGGGACGCGGCCACGCCGCAGCGGTCTTCTTCTTTGCTGGTCAGCCCAACTACGCTCTCCATCAACTCCTAGtggacaaaagggaaaaaagggagAATTTCAAGAATCAGCTAAAGAACATCAGGTCCATTAACAATGGAGATGAATATAAAACTTTCAAAATGTCAATGATAGCCAaagagttaccgtattttctcgcataaagGATGTAAACCAAAAGTACATTATTTGCCTCTACTGGTGAAAGAGAGTATAGCAACGCtgcaagtcttgtgcgcatataagctacACCCTTGACACAGTCCCCTTTTTTATGTtgcaaatgtggcttatatgtgagaaaatacagtatgcctTCCTATTGTCGACTAAGATCTTACTGAACTTAGATTTTATTACAGTGAGCGTATTTAAAAATGGCTGCATAGAATGTAACCAACCTTGGTCTTAGTTTCTTGAGTCAACGTAGGGGCTGCAGCTGCGGCGCTATTGCTTGACGTTCCATTTCCGTTAACGCTGAGACTGCAGAATTTTTTACAATATTAACAGATCCGTGAAACtgctgtgcatttttttttaaattgattcgCTTACCTGTTGGCCTGTTGTGCCAGTCTTTGCACCTGTTCGGCCAGGTAACTTGGCAACTCCCACGAGACTTCATTAGTCTGAGTGTTCCAGTAATAATGGCAGCCTGTGTTATCGTCCCACACTTCCTGCCAGTCCCCCATTTCCACAGCAACTGCAAGagtgaaaataataaatacgtCAAGTCATTTTCAAGCTATTTTTTGTAGAGAACTTTCTTTTATGGAAAGTGTGAAGAAAAGCCCGGTGACCCGCCAGGCTTATAAAATACTCTGGCTTTACCCTCATAGCAGAGAGTGAATGATCATGAAAGATTTGAATTTCCAATGTGTTGCTTTAAGTTTTAATCctgctgcattttcatatttacCTGTTGCTAATGAATACTGAGTATTAAACTCCAACTGTCCCACACTTGTGCCCGACTGAGTAGCTTCTACTTTGGATGAATTCTCAGGTTGACCTGCCGCGTCCTCTGAACTTGGCTGAGTGGTGATCGCGTCAATTTCCTGGTAAAGCAATAAAATATTAAGATATTTGTGAGaagggtgtgttttttttattttcaaaggcCTGCCTACAATTGTACTTACAGCCATGAAATTTGCCAATGTACTGTCAATATCACCAGGCTTGTGCTGAGAAGTTGTAGCTGGCCGGGCCTCACTTGTATCCTCTTCATCACTATCTGCATATGCTCCTAGTAAGGATAACCCCTCTagaaatggacaaaaaacagGAATGACGTGGAATATGAttgggtttgattttttttagcccaTGATTATGGAAATGTACCGGTTGCTTTGACAGCAGGAGCCTTCATATTGTTAGTTCTCGATCTTGTAAGGCGCTGCCCTTCTTCTTGCTCttctgctgcaaaaaaaacgtcAAACAAAGGAAGAAAAGAGTTGACTATTACAACCATCAGGGCTAAGACGCATCAAGTGAAGTCGTGCATTGCTAAGGCTAACAGTTCAACCAACTAGTTGGTAAAGACGCCATTTTGACTCAAGATAAATGCTTACTCAACTATAAGCTTTTCCGTTCAACGTTCACGCTACATTTCAACAGTtgggaaatttacaaaaaatactcAAGTGGGTGCGGAAAAAAGGGGGCAATTGCCGGTTTAAGGGGCTGCGGTTATTACTCGGAACGTTTAGCATCTAGCTAACATACCTTCGGATCCTGATAGTCCTTCGTCCCTCTCCCCGGTATTGCTGCTACGGACACCAGAAGGGGAAAGTTGTAGAATTGTTCTCCGACCGACAGTAACTCCTGCAGGACGAATCTTTTTCTTCATTCCGGCTCGTTTTCGGACCTGCTAGGCTGCGAGCCTCCCCCTAGCCAAGTCGTCGAAGCTAGCCTAGCACAAAGGGCGGAAAACGGTAAACCAACACGTCCGGTGGATTTCTGGTCACGTGTTCACATGCTCGCTAGAATCTACGTCCATAAGTGGAATTTGCGTACTTGTGGGGATGCTAGCTAGTGGGGGCAAATACACAGCGGTTGATGTTTGTGGACGCCGAGAAAAGTAGTACATTGCACTTTTGTTTATGATATTGGTCATATTTTTCGTTATAGGTTTCATTTGAGTTAAATTAATTGGGAACAatgcaatttcatttttttaaatgatgataaTTAGTTGGGAAAAGCTGGAAATGTAAAAGATATactcgtttttttcttttatctccTCGTCATGAtgtgaaataaaagaaatacattaaatctaaaagaaaaaatgtatgttcAGACACGTAAATGGCAGTAATGTAACTATATCATATGCGTAAATTGCAGTTTATAAAACGTTTTAATTCGTCTTCAACGCAAGAGAAAATTGCCCCTACTAAAATGGCCGCCACGTACCCGGTTGTTATTAGCCTGCCGCCTATCTATTCTATTCATATCTATGCCTACTGTACGATCTTCTAGCTGGTTAGGAAGCTAACAAGGTTTCGGATCTGGGCGTCGAAAATGTCATGGTTTCatcaataaaatgtcaaatatttctgtctttttgtggGATTATGGATTAGAACGATAGAAGGTGCATTGTCAAAGTGCAAATTCTTAATTTCACGGTGTCGCAGAGGAGCCGCCCATCCATGTTGGAATATAAAGAAGCAAGTTTTGAGCAGAGGCCATCAGAGCCACCCAGAAGAAGTGCGGGACCTTCCAGGACCCCCAGGGCTAACACGTTGGGGACCGGACCGAACACAATAGGGGGCACGATGGGACTAATTCTCCACTGGCTGCACGACGTGGCTGCTGTGACCCTCCTGAAGGCCCGAAGAACTTTATTCCAAGCTGCTGTCTTTTTCTGCGTACTGGGTCTCCTGCTTTGGGTGTCCATCTTCTTATATGGCAGCTTCTATTACTCCTACATGCCCACTGTGAGCTTCTCTGCCCCTGTCCACTACTACTTCAACTCAGATTGCGACATATCAACCTCGGAACTGTGCTCCTTCCCGACGGCCAACATCTCGCTCCTAAAGAACGACCGAGACCAAGTGATGGCTTTTGGGCAACCGTACCGGATATCTCTGGAGTTGGAGCTCCCCGAATCCCCCGTAAACGAGCAACTGGGTATGTTCATGGTGAAGATGTGGTGCTACTCCAAAGGCGGGAAGGTGGTGTCGTCGGTCCGACGGTCTACCATGCTGCACTACCGTTCCAGTCTTTTGCAGACCCTCAGCACGTTCTTCTTCTCCCCTTTCCTGCTGAGCGGAATGGCCGAACAGAAGCAGTTGATCGAAGTGGAGCTTTTCCCGGGCTATAAGACCAATAGCTACCAGCCCACCGTGGGCGCCGTGATCGAGATCCAGTCCAGACGGGTCCAGATCTATTCGTCCCAGCTCCGAATCCACGCCTACTTCACCGGAATCCGTTACGTCCTGTATAACTTCCCGCTGATGTCGGCTGTGGTGGGCGTGGCCACTAACTTTGCCTTCATTGGCGCCGTGGTGCTCTTCAGCTACCTGCAGTTCTTGTGGGGCGGTCTTTGGCCTCCGGATCAGGTGCGCGTCAAGGTCATGATTGGCGACAGCACCCGAATGCAACAGAGGAGGGAGGAAGTGAAGAAGCGCATGGAGAGGGAATATTCCCAGAAAGAGGTGGATTCGCCCCGGGTCATCGGTCCCGTGAAGGAAGAGGCGGACGAGGGGGTGCCGTCAAAGACCTCCTTTGTGATTGGAAATGTCAGCGATTCCGAGAAAGACGGCTCAGCTGACATCGGACCGCCGGAGGAGATGGAGAAGACCGAAACCACGCTCCGACAGAGAGCCGGCGCGTCGTCAAAAGAAGTGGCGGATTAGTCGGCCATTTTGAAATGTagcatttgctgccattgacaacgatagaCGATGAATCTCCTGTagtgtatttgatttttttttgtgttaaatctACAGTAGCATGAATCAAATTTCTTTTAACTGAAGTTAATGCACAGTCAATATAATTTCCTTCCAGTTAACCCATTCCTTGCCAGGCCAATCAAATGAATCAGACGTCTATtgtagtcaatggcagccaaagagttatgAAGCATTCCTGTGATTGACTAACATGTTACAGAATTTATATGTTATGACAACATGCGCACTtagaaatgttacattttcctTGTTAGCTTTTACTTACACTGGCTGGTTTTAGATTGTAGCACTTTTTGATCCATTTAATATGGCAGGTCAATTTatgagttcattaaaaaaaaatgaagggagTTGGGCGGAGCCTGTCATAATTCCTGtactattatttttcaaaagttgTATTCTTGCATACATTGATATAAAATG
Proteins encoded in this window:
- the fnbp4 gene encoding formin-binding protein 4 isoform X2, with product MKKKIRPAGVTVGRRTILQLSPSGVRSSNTGERDEGLSGSEEEQEEGQRLTRSRTNNMKAPAVKATEGLSLLGAYADSDEEDTSEARPATTSQHKPGDIDSTLANFMAEIDAITTQPSSEDAAGQPENSSKVEATQSGTSVGQLEFNTQYSLATVAVEMGDWQEVWDDNTGCHYYWNTQTNEVSWELPSYLAEQVQRLAQQANSLSVNGNGTSSNSAAAAAPTLTQETKTKELMESVVGLTSKEEDRCGVAASLLAPIIPPEVKDSEEKWRKRLLKGLDEAETTMDSDGEGGRAAGSPAPPLSDSVTVATMAEKNSDGKKPSGEDSDAEGGPEEDTVELEMVLERKKAELQALEEDEGSAGGSSPCSETSQDASGSRGAIRKKRWKSVFPSAPSPESNSRGEEPQENTQTAALTKIPESVVGEDDGEKDDSEQKADAPPKEEMETPELRFQIGELANTLTSKMEFLGIHKKAVSNFQLLLLQTETRIADWREGALNGVYLRRRLQEAAEHIKHYELNAAPKGWSCHWDREHRRYFYVNELTNSSQWEFPTEEAKGNPETSADGQTASPSDDGASGTSVCAPAAPPTPPHSGKACSPPRPPLPDSPPPPPELPPLPPLPPDSPPPPPPPPDSDGEIMEVEMEMDDENDLEPPAPGTEEDGSGWPNVLKVSEASCPPGKGQKRKAGQLNKAVIGSSPILYTQHVATTASVVTAPVYWGVTAAASTPLFPCEAPLPPVPAPQPPPPQPQPPMEQPKAVIVEKIKKTKKDKKAKTKMPSLVKKWQSIQKELEEEEKSSSSDEDREQLSKKGIEEWRQQQLLTGKANKNANFEALPDNWRDRLKKRKLNTT
- the fnbp4 gene encoding formin-binding protein 4 isoform X3, encoding MKKKIRPAGVTVGRRTILQLSPSGVRSSNTGERDEGLSGSEAEEQEEGQRLTRSRTNNMKAPAVKATEGLSLLGAYADSDEEDTSEARPATTSQHKPGDIDSTLANFMAEIDAITTQPSSEDAAGQPENSSKVEATQSGTSVGQLEFNTQYSLATVAVEMGDWQEVWDDNTGCHYYWNTQTNEVSWELPSYLAEQVQRLAQQANSLSVNGNGTSSNSAAAAAPTLTQETKTKELMESVVGLTSKEEDRCGVAASLLAPIIPPEVKDSEEKWRKRLLKGLDEAETTMDSDGEGGRAAGSPAPPLSDSVTVATMAEKNSDGKKPSGEDSDAEGGPEEDTVELEMVLERKKAELQALEEDEGSAGGSSPCSETSQDASGSRGAIRKKRWKSVFPSAPSPESNSRGEEPQENTQTAALTKIPESVVGEDDGEKDDSEQKADAPPKEEMETPELRIGELANTLTSKMEFLGIHKKAVSNFQLLLLQTETRIADWREGALNGVYLRRRLQEAAEHIKHYELNAAPKGWSCHWDREHRRYFYVNELTNSSQWEFPTEEAKGNPETSADGQTASPSDDGASGTSVCAPAAPPTPPHSGKACSPPRPPLPDSPPPPPELPPLPPLPPDSPPPPPPPPDSDGEIMEVEMEMDDENDLEPPAPGTEEDGSGWPNVLKVSEASCPPGKGQKRKAGQLNKAVIGSSPILYTQHVATTASVVTAPVYWGVTAAASTPLFPCEAPLPPVPAPQPPPPQPQPPMEQPKAVIVEKIKKTKKDKKAKTKMPSLVKKWQSIQKELEEEEKSSSSDEDREQLSKKGIEEWRQQQLLTGKANKNANFEALPDNWRDRLKKRKLNTT
- the fnbp4 gene encoding formin-binding protein 4 isoform X1; protein product: MKKKIRPAGVTVGRRTILQLSPSGVRSSNTGERDEGLSGSEAEEQEEGQRLTRSRTNNMKAPAVKATEGLSLLGAYADSDEEDTSEARPATTSQHKPGDIDSTLANFMAEIDAITTQPSSEDAAGQPENSSKVEATQSGTSVGQLEFNTQYSLATVAVEMGDWQEVWDDNTGCHYYWNTQTNEVSWELPSYLAEQVQRLAQQANSLSVNGNGTSSNSAAAAAPTLTQETKTKELMESVVGLTSKEEDRCGVAASLLAPIIPPEVKDSEEKWRKRLLKGLDEAETTMDSDGEGGRAAGSPAPPLSDSVTVATMAEKNSDGKKPSGEDSDAEGGPEEDTVELEMVLERKKAELQALEEDEGSAGGSSPCSETSQDASGSRGAIRKKRWKSVFPSAPSPESNSRGEEPQENTQTAALTKIPESVVGEDDGEKDDSEQKADAPPKEEMETPELRFQIGELANTLTSKMEFLGIHKKAVSNFQLLLLQTETRIADWREGALNGVYLRRRLQEAAEHIKHYELNAAPKGWSCHWDREHRRYFYVNELTNSSQWEFPTEEAKGNPETSADGQTASPSDDGASGTSVCAPAAPPTPPHSGKACSPPRPPLPDSPPPPPELPPLPPLPPDSPPPPPPPPDSDGEIMEVEMEMDDENDLEPPAPGTEEDGSGWPNVLKVSEASCPPGKGQKRKAGQLNKAVIGSSPILYTQHVATTASVVTAPVYWGVTAAASTPLFPCEAPLPPVPAPQPPPPQPQPPMEQPKAVIVEKIKKTKKDKKAKTKMPSLVKKWQSIQKELEEEEKSSSSDEDREQLSKKGIEEWRQQQLLTGKANKNANFEALPDNWRDRLKKRKLNTT
- the LOC144193418 gene encoding seipin-like, producing MLEYKEASFEQRPSEPPRRSAGPSRTPRANTLGTGPNTIGGTMGLILHWLHDVAAVTLLKARRTLFQAAVFFCVLGLLLWVSIFLYGSFYYSYMPTVSFSAPVHYYFNSDCDISTSELCSFPTANISLLKNDRDQVMAFGQPYRISLELELPESPVNEQLGMFMVKMWCYSKGGKVVSSVRRSTMLHYRSSLLQTLSTFFFSPFLLSGMAEQKQLIEVELFPGYKTNSYQPTVGAVIEIQSRRVQIYSSQLRIHAYFTGIRYVLYNFPLMSAVVGVATNFAFIGAVVLFSYLQFLWGGLWPPDQVRVKVMIGDSTRMQQRREEVKKRMEREYSQKEVDSPRVIGPVKEEADEGVPSKTSFVIGNVSDSEKDGSADIGPPEEMEKTETTLRQRAGASSKEVAD